ACGCAGATCAGGGCATTACCCAGGTCACGCGCGGCGCGGACCTTTGGGAAGCCACCCAAATTCACGTTCTATTACAGAAGCTTCTGGGCCTTTCTACACCCGACTACCATCACCACGACCTGATCCGCGACGATGCCGGAAAGCGGCTCGCCAAACGAGACGACGCCCGCGCCATAGCCACCTATCGCGCCGACGGCGCAACGCCAGAAGATGTCATCGAAATGGTCGGTCTGACACCCTAGTGGTCGTCGCAGTCATGCATTGGCTTCATAAGCTCAATCTCTTCGCCGTCCCGAACCGCTGTGTAAAAACAACTGCGTCGCATGGTGTGACAGGCCGCCCCAGTCTGGTTAATCAGCACAAGGATACAATCCTGATCGCAGTCATAGCGGAAATCGACCAATTCCTGCGTATGCCCGCTTGTCTCGCCCTTGATCCAAAACGACTGCCGTGACCTAGACCAATAGGTCACCCGCCCCGTTTCCAGCGTCCGCTTGACGGATTCCTCATTCATCCACGCCATCATCAAGACCTCATGGCTGGTGGCATCCTGCGCAATCGCAGGGATCAGGCCATTTGCGTCGTACTTCAGCGTTTTCGGGTCGAAAGCCATGAGGCGCCTCTTTGCATTTGGGTGTAGGAACTCTATCTAAGACTGGCGGCGAAAAGGAAAGACCTGATGTCTGGCGATACCGATCTGATCAAACTCTATTCTGGGCGCATTCTAGCGCTGGCCGCCGACATGCCGCGCACGGAGCGTTTGGCGGATCCGCATGCGACGGTCAAGAAACGCTCGCCGCTCTGTGGGTCAACAATAACCGTCGATGTGATCCTGCAAGACGATAAAATTTCCGAATATGGTCAGGATGTTAAGGCCTGCGCTTTGGGTCAAGCAGCGGCCTCAGTGGTGGGCGCGCATGTGGTGGGCCTGTCTCGCGCCGAGATCGAAACCGCGCGTGACGCTTTGAAAGACATGCTGAAAAACGACGGCCCCGCCCCCGCGGCCCCTTTCGAAGACCTCGAAGTGCTGCGCCCGGCCCGCGACTATAAAAACCGCCACGCGTCGATCATGCTCGCCCTTGAAGCCACGCTCGAAGCCATCGATCAGGCTGAGCAATCCGCCTGCGCCTGACCGCAATCTTCACAGCAAGACAAAAAAAATCGCCGCACGTCTCGGGGAAGACGGCGGCGAAAGTCGCGTGTTCTCTGCAATGGAAACGACGTTTCAGACGGGCTGATGTGAGGCAAACCCAAAGACTTTCAGGCAGTGACAGTCAATGCGCAGCAAGCGGGGACAGGCTACGCGGAAACATCAAAATGAGAACCGCAGGCAGATAAAATTAAACAAAACCGGGAACGTGCAGAGCCACGAGCATCATCACGACAAGAGACGCGGCACCAACTGCGTCTTGCAGCAGCGTGGACTGGGAATTTTGGATCGCGGACTTGATTTGACGAAGCATCGGGCTCTCCTGCACTCAGAATTATTTGTTGCTCATTTGTTCTCATTTTTAGCGAGTCGTGTAAAGAACTAAATAAGAACATTTGAGAACATTTTGTGAATATGGGAACGTTTAACGGCTAACCCACTGAAATCAAACGGATCGCTTGATCTTGTTCCATCAGCCACAAAAGAACACGCGCAGCCTGTCCACGGTCCGTGGTTAAATCGGGATCGTCATTTAACAGTTTTCGCGCGTCCGTTTGCGCAATTTGCATCAAATGCGCCTGTGATTCCATGTCAGCGATTCTGAACCGAGGCACGCCGGACTGCGCCGTCCCAATCAAATCCCCTGCCCCGCGCATCTCTAGATCGGTCTCGGCAATCCGAAACCCGTCATTAGTCTCGCGCATCACGGTCAGCCGCTTGGTGCCGCTTTCACTGAGTGGCGATTGATACAGCAACAGACAGGTTGAGGCCTCTGAGCCGCGTCCAACCCGTCCCCGCAACTGGTGCAGCTGCGCCAACCCAAAGATCTCGGCCCGTTCAATCACCATGATCGTGGCCTTGGGCACGTCGACGCCGACCTCAATCACCGTGGTCGCCACAAGGATCTGGGTTTCGCCATTCTGAAACGCCTTCATGGCCGCGTCTTTTTCTGCCGGCGGCATTTGACCATGCACAAGGCCCACAACGCCCTCGCCCAGCGTCGCGCGCAGGTGTTTGAACCGCTCTTCTGCGGCCGTCAGATCCAGAACCTCGCTTTCGTCCACCAGAGGACAGACCCAATAGGCCTGTTTACCTTCGTGAACAGCCTTTCGCAGGCGCTCGACCACCTCAGAGATCCGTTCGTCCGACACCATCACCGTCTGAATCGGCTGCCGTCCTGGGGGTTTTTCATCCAGCACCGACACGTCCATATCGCCATATTGCGCTAACGCCAGCGAGCGCGGGATTGGCGTCGCCGTCATCACCAAAACATCGGCTGCCGCGCCCTTTTTGCCCAGTTCCAGCCTCTGGCGCACGCCAAAGCGATGTTGTTCATCAACGATG
This is a stretch of genomic DNA from Cognatishimia activa. It encodes these proteins:
- a CDS encoding iron-sulfur cluster assembly scaffold protein, translating into MSGDTDLIKLYSGRILALAADMPRTERLADPHATVKKRSPLCGSTITVDVILQDDKISEYGQDVKACALGQAAASVVGAHVVGLSRAEIETARDALKDMLKNDGPAPAAPFEDLEVLRPARDYKNRHASIMLALEATLEAIDQAEQSACA
- the hisI gene encoding phosphoribosyl-AMP cyclohydrolase, whose amino-acid sequence is MAFDPKTLKYDANGLIPAIAQDATSHEVLMMAWMNEESVKRTLETGRVTYWSRSRQSFWIKGETSGHTQELVDFRYDCDQDCILVLINQTGAACHTMRRSCFYTAVRDGEEIELMKPMHDCDDH